A region of Alteromonadaceae bacterium 2753L.S.0a.02 DNA encodes the following proteins:
- a CDS encoding filamentous hemagglutinin family protein: MDKKKRRQQKSGTHGLVTIPSFKLSALAIAIHFVSSAVHAGPEGGQVTGGRGNIASTGTTTTIEQLSDRMAIDWQSYDVGANERVHYIQPDSSSISLNRILSNSGSQIHGQIDANGHVILMNPHGVVFGAGATINVGGLLASGLNIEADSFMNGDFAFSALENAEGKVINSGLINATTGGSVTLLGTQVENNDLMVANLGRVNLAAGKQAVVTIMKVSWG, translated from the coding sequence ATGGATAAGAAAAAAAGACGACAACAAAAAAGTGGTACTCATGGGCTCGTTACAATTCCCAGCTTCAAACTTTCAGCTTTGGCGATCGCCATTCATTTTGTTTCATCGGCTGTACATGCTGGTCCTGAAGGTGGTCAAGTTACGGGTGGTAGAGGCAATATCGCCTCTACGGGCACGACCACTACTATAGAACAACTCTCGGATCGTATGGCCATTGATTGGCAAAGCTACGATGTTGGGGCCAATGAACGTGTTCACTATATTCAACCTGATTCCTCTTCTATTTCACTTAATCGAATTTTAAGTAACAGCGGTTCTCAAATTCATGGGCAAATCGATGCCAATGGACATGTGATTTTAATGAATCCGCACGGTGTGGTGTTTGGAGCGGGCGCAACCATCAATGTCGGTGGCTTATTGGCGTCCGGTTTAAATATTGAAGCCGATAGTTTTATGAATGGTGACTTTGCGTTTTCAGCTTTGGAAAATGCCGAGGGTAAAGTTATCAATTCCGGTTTAATTAATGCGACTACAGGGGGTTCGGTAACGCTGTTGGGTACGCAGGTTGAGAATAACGATTTAATGGTTGCAAATCTAGGTAGAGTAAATCTCGCAGCAGGTAAGCAAGCTGTTGTTACGATAATGAAGGTCTCATGGGGGTGA